The genomic DNA AGCCAATCGCTGGGCCCATGCACAACACATCACTATCATTACCGCTCTTCATTACTAGTATGGGTAAGTCAAGCAATGGCTTCTCCTCTCATTAAGCCATCCAAAACACCAGGTCCTGCAGATAGCCTCTTTCCCCGCCCATCCTCCCCATCTTCATTAATCGtttcatccttcctcttcgtccccGCTCCTCCAGAAGTCACATTAGTCGACTCCCCCCCGAACGGGATCGCAGACATACTTCTCACATGGCCGGGCGCATGCCTGTCCCTTTCCACGCCTGCACTCTGGAAGAACACTGGTGGCCCACGGCGAATGACGCTGGCGGGGTTCGTAACCGACGCTGCAGAACCTGCGCTACCTGGTCGCGAGGTCCCCTTTTGGGGTATCACGCTGGCAGATACGGATCGCATGGTGGCTGATGATCCTGTTGAGCTCCCTGGCGCGCGCAGtgatgggaaagaagattggtTGCTAGTGAAGCGATCTGCGATAGGTGTAGGAGTGGCGAACAGTCTAGCGCGCTCTTCTACTGTTCCTGCAGGGTAATGCACCTCTTCGACAGGCTCCATACTCGCAGGTGATGAAGCTGATGCGATAGGGACAGCAGGAGCGGCCGAAGCTACAGAGACGTAAGTAGGCACATAGGTGTCATGTTTTTTAGCTCCCTCGCGTGTGGGAGTAGTGCCTGGTGATTGGGCTTTGGACTTGGCTTCGAAATCAGGTAAGGGAGACGTGGGCGAAACGGCCACATCGACGCGAGGGGGTGCGCTATCCGGGATACTAGCCAAAGTGTCCACACTCTTCTGTCGTGGAAGCGAAACGTGCGAGCTGGTAAAGAGTTTCGTGATGCTAGGCCTGGAAGGCAATTTTGGAGGCTTTCGCTTCGTAGACTCATCCTGTACTGCAAAAGTATCGTCTGTCTTGTGGGAGTATGGACTATCGATAGTTGAGAATGTgctggatttggaagaagggggtaCCATAGGTGGGATATCGACATCGCTGAAACTGATCAAATCGCGTGCTGTATCTATGGTAGATGGAGGCGGTGGGTCTTTGAAGAGAGTTTCACGGCGCTCGATTAGCTCGCTGATGACAACGCCGGGGATGTTGAGAGACGGGCCAAGAGACAGCGTGAGCGCCTTAAGAGTCATTCGGTTGGTAGCAGCGTGCTTGGGGATGAGATCGAGGAGGTGTACTGCGGGCAAAGCAGTCAGTTTGCATGTCTGTCTGTGCGAAAGCCATAAataaggaaaaagagaaacaTACTGATTTCTGCCAGCAAGAACCAATGCGCTTGCGGTAACTGGCGTAATAACCCATCGAACTCTTCGTCGCCTACATTGCCAACCACCGTTGATCGTTTGGCCGcttcatccttccttcctacAGCCTTCTCAAACTTTGGCGCGAGCGCATGGGTCAACAGCGGTGACGGCACTGAGAGATATAACGTTAGTATTGAATATCACACAACGAACCAAGCCAAAAGCTTACATTCTCGCAGGTATGGCTTGAATAAACCAGCAACGGCATGAGGGTCAAGATCTCGCGGATGACACTCAGTCAAATCGATATCTGCCCCCGAATCAAATTGCCGTTTCAGCGCTGCGATGTGACTGCTTTGTCCGCTGATCCTAAAgattccttcctcctttggGCCCCAGATATGCACTACGTCATATATCAGTTCTGGGTATTAAAAACAGTCCTGTGGCTATTACCCACAATAATCACATGCCCGGATGACAACAGCAGGTAAACACTTTCTCCTGTTCATTTCCCACTCGCTTTGTCCAGGTATCTCAAACCCAGCGTCAACGACGCCCCATTCCTTACCTGCGTCCACAATCTCTCTTCCGAAAACCTTGCCTacatctccttctgctGGTCGCTTGATCATTTCCCCCCTAAACACGGGACCTCCCTGAATTTCTTGATTATCTGAGGATCTCctatctctccttcctcctaATGGTGAAATCCGCGACGGTTCTCTtcgagatgaagacgatgcCAAAGAGCTCATCCCACTGATACTCATACTATTTGTCATTCCCTTTGATCTCAACCCCGCCCAGCCTTTTTGGACAGCAGACCCAGCGTGTCCGAATACCCGTGAAGCAGACGAAGGTAGTCTGTACTGTGATGTGCCCGTTGCCTGAGATGCAAGACTTTGAGTTGACTCTGATCTAGAGAAACCACTATTCGACTGGGCAGCTGCAGTCCACGCGGCAATACGACCCTTGATATTGTTCCCGGTAGTATCtctcggaggaagaggaggtgggtTGCCTGCTGAAGAAGCGACGAATGCGTACGATGACCTGTCTGGCGGTGCTATGCTACCTGCGCGGTCAGTCTCCTTGCCATGGGGACGCAAATCCGCGATAGAAGCAGATTCGGTAATGCGActtttgcttttgcttTTACGAGGTGGTAATATAGGTGGCAAAGGCTTTATGGTTGAGCCTAGAGAATCGCCGTAGTTTGATATTGGgctttttgttttggcACGGAGACCGGCACCGACAGCACTACGTTTGAGCCATGAAGGTTTGGACTTTGTAGGAGGTTTAGAAGGGAGGAGACTGGGAGGTGATAGGGGTTGTGATTCGGGTCCGGGCACGGGTGACGATCTGGCTACTTCTGCGTACGATGCTACAGAAGCTGGGCGAAGGGAGCTACGCTGAGCCATAAGGACGGCGGACTGACCCTTTTCCCTGTGTATAGTCAATATATGAGCATGGTCGCTATAAAGATGTACTCACGAACAGTCCCCAGCATCTGGTTGCTCAATTTTGCTCAATTTCAACGACGCACCAGACACTGTTCGTCCATACGCTTGTCGTTTCGGTAACTCTGGGACCTGTTTTATACTCGTACTGGAAGACGGAGCTATCATCGGACCCAGAGAGGACATACTTGCCGGACGTCCCACTGACCCTGTCGCACTCGCAGTACTCGGTGAAGGTTGAGACTTTGCGTACTCGGACAAGTTGACGGTGATCGTTTGAGGCAGCGCCATACTCGAACTAACTCTTTTCCCGGATGCCACGCCACCAGTCTGTTGCATATCCTCCTTTTCGCGCACTTCGCTCCCTGGGCGACTtcccttgtccttctttgaACCAGAATGTACGCTTGAGCGATTTGAGCGCCAGCGAGGTTCGTTTGCGGATATCTCGCTGAGTGGTCTTGAGAGGGGAGGGCGTTCTGGTAGTTCTTTGTGAGAGGGGTCGTGGGGAATGACGGGGAAATGAGTGGTGAGGTCAGGCGTGGACATGATATAACGAGATTAAAGAAAATCGGTATGAAAGGAGAACAGGGTGTGCGGGATCCGGCAGGCGTGGGTGTGGTGCACGGGAAAGTCGCTTTGGATCGTTGGTGTATATCCTTCGAATATATATGTATGCAGGTCACAGTACGGCTGCTGGTCGTCAGCACTCCCATCTCATATCTGCCATGCTGCTTCCCGTCGCTACTGCCGCCTTTCCCACCGTCGctgtcgtcgtcgtcgtcgtcactTACCTCGGTGTTATCCCGAGCGCTTCGCGTCTTCAcgctcctttcttcttctgcaatTGCTCAATCTGCTATTCCACGAAAGGAGACCTTTGAATAGGCATTCGTTCCTGTtagatatatgtatgtgCTACCGTATTCTATACAGACGGACCATGCGAAACACTCTTTAAAGATGCGATGCCAGTAATTTATACTGGTATCTAAATTGTCATCCTAGCTGCGTCGGGTCAGGGTTGTAACGTTGCCCTTTCCGCTAAAAATACGTCCAATTAACAAATATAAACAAGACGCCAAACTCTATCTTGCTATCTCCGTTTCTCATTGCATTGCTTTAAATTccctcaacaacaacaccatG from Cryptococcus neoformans var. neoformans JEC21 chromosome 3 sequence includes the following:
- a CDS encoding Rho GTPase activator, putative, giving the protein MSTPDLTTHFPVIPHDPSHKELPERPPLSRPLSEISANEPRWRSNRSSVHSGSKKDKGSRPGSEVREKEDMQQTGGVASGKRVSSSMALPQTITVNLSEYAKSQPSPSTASATGSVGRPASMSSLGPMIAPSSSTSIKQVPELPKRQAYGRTVSGASLKLSKIEQPDAGDCSEKGQSAVLMAQRSSLRPASVASYAEVARSSPVPGPESQPLSPPSLLPSKPPTKSKPSWLKRSAVGAGLRAKTKSPISNYGDSLGSTIKPLPPILPPRKSKSKSRITESASIADLRPHGKETDRAGSIAPPDRSSYAFVASSAGNPPPLPPRDTTGNNIKGRIAAWTAAAQSNSGFSRSESTQSLASQATGTSQYRLPSSASRVFGHAGSAVQKGWAGLRSKGMTNSMSISGMSSLASSSSRREPSRISPLGGRRDRRSSDNQEIQGGPVFRGEMIKRPAEGDVGKVFGREIVDAGKEWGVVDAGFEIPGQSEWEMNRRKCLPAVVIRACDYLHIWGPKEEGIFRISGQSSHIAALKRQFDSGADIDLTECHPRDLDPHAVAGLFKPYLRELPSPLLTHALAPKFEKAVGRKDEAAKRSTVVGNVGDEEFDGLLRQLPQAHWFLLAEIIHLLDLIPKHAATNRMTLKALTLSLGPSLNIPGVVISELIERRETLFKDPPPPSTIDTARDLISFSDVDIPPMVPPSSKSSTFSTIDSPYSHKTDDTFAVQDESTKRKPPKLPSRPSITKLFTSSHVSLPRQKSVDTLASIPDSAPPRVDVAVSPTSPLPDFEAKSKAQSPGTTPTREGAKKHDTYVPTYVSVASAAPAVPIASASSPASMEPVEEVHYPAGTVEERARLFATPTPIADRFTSNQSSFPSLRAPGSSTGSSATMRSVSASVIPQKGTSRPGSAGSAASVTNPASVIRRGPPVFFQSAGVERDRHAPGHVRSMSAIPFGGESTNVTSGGAGTKRKDETINEDGEDGRGKRLSAGPGVLDGLMRGEAIA